The Bremerella sp. JC817 region TGCCGCCAGCTCGTCCTCGACTACGCCGGTGACGAGTTCCGTCCGCCGATAGGCCGGGCCGGCCTTTACGGAGAGCGTCAAATTGTCGCCGTCGATCACTTTGTATCCGAGACCGCCCGACAAGGCGTAGCGAGCGTCGAAGCCCTGGAACGTGTTACGGTCGAACTGGGCTAGGCCGAACCCGAACAGGCGTTCGTTGATCTGGTAGCGCGGTTCGTA contains the following coding sequences:
- a CDS encoding DUF481 domain-containing protein, which encodes YEPRYQINERLFGFGLAQFDRNTFQGFDARYALSGGLGYKVIDGDNLTLSVKAGPAYRRTELVTGVVEDELAALVGTDFDWQIADWLTLTQDSNVVADSRGSATVIIDGSSTTLNLITAL